In the Topomyia yanbarensis strain Yona2022 chromosome 3, ASM3024719v1, whole genome shotgun sequence genome, one interval contains:
- the LOC131690806 gene encoding uncharacterized protein LOC131690806, with protein sequence MSSSRTRKRKLAAIVLGIQCLEAMEDGEPHSKCRRIWISDFIRKRDTDGFHVKLITELSSGDPNKFREFLRMNADNYEELLKLVSSRISKMDTSFRKSISATQRLAVILRFLATGESFRSLAFRIPQCTISSIVLECLDAIYNALAPLYLKMPSNESEWKSIAEKFNDRWHFPNCLGAMDGKHIIMVAPPNSGSVYYNYKGTHSIVLLAIADAEYRFIYVDVGCNGRVSHGGVYNKCSFANAMEKNKLHIPQPVPLPQRTTPVPYVLVADDAFALRPNIMKPYSGRGLTSAQRVFNFRLSHTRRIIIIIIVTEG encoded by the exons ATGTCATCATCGAGAACACGAAAAAGGAAGTTAGCTGCTATAGTTTTGGGAATACAGTGTTTGGAAGCTATGGAAGATGGTGAACCACATTCTAAATGCCGAAGAATATGGATTTCGGATTTTATTCGCAAACGGGATACTGACGGCTTCCATGTTAAGCTCATAACGGAATTATCTAGTGGCGATCCAAACAAGTTCCGTGAGTTTTTACGTATGAATGCAGATAACTACGAAGAGCTGCTGAAGCTTGTGTCATCTCGTATATCTAAAATGGATACATCGTTTCGCAAAAGCATTTCGGCCACACAACGTCTTGCAGTTATCTTGCGGTTCTTGGCAACGGGAGAATCATTTCGGTCACTTGCATTTAGAATTCCACAGTGCACTATCTCTTCAATAGTTCTTGAGTGTTTAGATGCAATTTACAATGCCTTAGCTCCGCTATATCTGAAG ATGCCGTCGAATGAAAGTGAATGGAAATCAATTGCTGAAAAATTCAACGATCGTTGGCATTTTCCAAATTGTCTCGGTGCGATGGATGGTAAACATATTATTATGGTTGCTCCTCCTAACTCGGGAAGTGTCTACTATAATTATAAAGGTACACACAGTATCGTACTGCTTGCAATAGCAGATGCTGAATACAGATTCATTTATGTGGACGTTGGCTGTAATGGACGAGTATCGCATGGTGGCGTATACAATAAATGTAGTTTTGCTAATGCGATGGAGAAGAACAAATTACACATCCCGCAACCAGTACCACTGCCACAGCGTACTACACCAGTACCATATGTTCTTGTAGCAGACGATGCATTTGCGCTCCGTCCCAACATAATGAAACCGTACAGCGGCCGTGGTTTAACCAGTGCTCAACGTGTGTTCAATTTTCGATTGTCACACACGCggcgaataataataataataatagtcactgaggggtag